The Asticcacaulis sp. EMRT-3 region AAGCCCCGCCAGACGGTCTTCGCCCAGACGCTGACCGGTGCCGCCCTCAACATCGAGCGAGCAGCACAGTTGCAGGCATTCGCCTTCGGGACGCCATGAAAACCACATTTCATAAGTGCGCCAGTCGCCGCCCAGCGCGAAGCCGAGATCACCCTCCGGCGTGCGCTCGAAGGTCAGCCCTTCCTCGGTCAGGATCGATTCCACCATATCGAGCGGGTCGAAGGCGGCTTCGCTGTCATAGGCCTGAGGCGTGTTCATGCGGTCATCAAAGCTCATAAAAAATAAAATCAGTCCTGCGGCAGATCGGTGGCCGGTTTGGCGCCCCGGCCACGCGGCTTGGCAGCTTCCGGCTTTACCACACCGGTCGCCACCGCTTTCAGGGCCGCCACCTCAGCGCGCAACTCAGCCAGTTCGGTGCGCATGGCCTCGAAATCCTCGCGGCGCACCAGATCCATCTCGGCCACGAACTTGTCGGCCTGAGCGCGCATCGCCGATTTGGCCTCCTCGCCCGCCGCCTGAGCCAGACTCATGGCATTGGCGGTCATCTTGGCGAATTCGTCGAAAAACGGATTTTGGCTTTGCATGGCTTACAGGCTCCGGGAACGGCAGGTGAAGAAACGGCACATAAAAATGTCTTATAGCTCCATCATATAGGTGCGGACGCCGCGCTTCAATCATTCAGGCCGCAAACTTGCGCTTCCCGACGACATGCCCGACTTTTTCATGATTCTGAACGCTTCGCCTCTGTTTTGTGGCGACTTGCCCGAACGAACTTGTTAAACACCGCTCAGCCTAACCTATACAGGAACGACCATGCTGTTATCGCTGATGACCTTGCGGCTGCCGGACATCAATCCGGTGCTCGTCCATCTCGGCCCTGTTCAGATTCACTGGTACGCCATCGCCTATATAGCCGGCATTGTCTGCGGCTGGCTCTATGTCAGCCGCCTGTTGCGCCGCGACGAGCTGTGGACGCCGCGCACGCCGCCCATCAGCACCGAACAGCTTGACGACCTGATCATCTGGATCATGCTCGGTATTATTCTGGGCGGGCGTATTGGCTACATCATCGCCTATGACACCTCGATCATCTGGCAGCATCCGTTACAGATATTCCAGATCTGGCAGGGCGGCATGTCGTTCCACGGCGGCTTCATCGGCGTCGGCACGGCCGCCATATTATATGCGCGCGCCAAGAAACTCGACCTGGCGCGCATCCTCAATCTTGGCGACGCCCTGGCCTGCGCTGCGCCCATAGGCCTGTTTTTCGGGCGGCTGGCCAATTTCGTCAATGGCGAGCTGTGGGGACGCCCCACCACCCTGCCGTGGGGCATGGACTTCTGTAATCGCTATATCAAACTGCAATATGGCGGTGTCTGTCCGGCTGATTTCGATCCGCTGACCGGCGGCTACCATGTCATTCTGCGTCACCCCAGCCAGCTTTACGAAGCGCTCGGCGAAGGCGTCATCCTGTTTACCCTCATGTGGCTGCTGATCCACCGCTTCGGCAAGCTGAAGGCCCCCGGCTTCGTGATGGGCACCTTCATCGCCGGTTACGGCCTGATCCGCATTCTGCTCGAAAATGTACGCAATCCAGATGCCCAGATGCCGGACTTTCTGCGCCACTGGATCACGATGGGCATGATCCTGTCGATCCCGATGGTGCTGGCGGGGGGCTTCCTGATCTGGAATGCACGCAGGATCGCAGCGAAAGCGGCCTGATGTCACTGCGACAAAAACTGATCGAGCAGATCACGCTGGAAGGCCCGCTATCCGTGGCCGACTATATGACGCAGTGCCTGCTCGATCCGCACCACGGCTATTATACCCGGCACGTCAGTCTGGGTGCCGATGGCGATTTCCTGACCGCGCCACTGGTATCGCAGATGTTCGGCGAGATGATCGGCGTCTGGCTGGCCGAAACCTGGCGC contains the following coding sequences:
- a CDS encoding accessory factor UbiK family protein; translation: MQSQNPFFDEFAKMTANAMSLAQAAGEEAKSAMRAQADKFVAEMDLVRREDFEAMRTELAELRAEVAALKAVATGVVKPEAAKPRGRGAKPATDLPQD
- the lgt gene encoding prolipoprotein diacylglyceryl transferase, with product MRLPDINPVLVHLGPVQIHWYAIAYIAGIVCGWLYVSRLLRRDELWTPRTPPISTEQLDDLIIWIMLGIILGGRIGYIIAYDTSIIWQHPLQIFQIWQGGMSFHGGFIGVGTAAILYARAKKLDLARILNLGDALACAAPIGLFFGRLANFVNGELWGRPTTLPWGMDFCNRYIKLQYGGVCPADFDPLTGGYHVILRHPSQLYEALGEGVILFTLMWLLIHRFGKLKAPGFVMGTFIAGYGLIRILLENVRNPDAQMPDFLRHWITMGMILSIPMVLAGGFLIWNARRIAAKAA